Sequence from the Rutidosis leptorrhynchoides isolate AG116_Rl617_1_P2 chromosome 3, CSIRO_AGI_Rlap_v1, whole genome shotgun sequence genome:
atgttcgtgaatcgttagacagactgggtggtcaaacatttgcatgaaatccattccaaatatatatatcttgacaagtttgatttcttaacatgttggaaacatttaattatgtaaatattaatcttcgatatattagcggaaaaattcgggtcgttacacctGGTCACCCACCAAAAGTTCTATTTTATAGCAATTTTCCAAATTTTAGGGGTTTAGtaagtaaaaataaataatggGCCATCCCAAAAGTCACAGAGTATAATACGGAGTGTCAAATATGTaaggatcgcatagcccaaacacaatgtgtTGCAATacaagcccaagagtccatccttttctaaaaccaattggtgatagagagactttcccttagacttatatacatacatttgttttgtcccatgaccgatgtgggactttggtttgcacccttacaaacctcccctcaaCCCTAAGTCCATCTAGGCCTCCCCTCCAATGATAGTCCGGATCCAGGCGGCGGCTTCCAGGATCAACTCATCGTGCCAGGGTCCCCTCGAACGATAGCTGGGTCCACTCATCGCTGCATACAACCGAGGGTGCCACGTCACTGCGTGCGCTCAGGGGTGCGCCCATTGCgccgtccaccacatcggggctatagcctagctctgataccatttgtaaggatcgcatagcccaaacacaatgtcctgcaatacaaGCCCAAGAGTTCATcctttttctaaaaccaattggtgatagagggacttccccttagacttatatacatacatttgttttgtcccatgactgatgtgggactttggtttgcacccttacaaaatACGTAGTAAACCTTGTGAATTTTAATGAATTAGTAGCAGAAATTATGCCTTGTGAATTCTCCAATtcttacggagtaatataaatTATGAGTTGTAGAGCTTTTTTGTTATTTGATGAATTTTAGTCTTTATGTAtgctttattttttatattatgtaTACATCTTTTTCAAAAAAATAACGAaaacttttatatatatgaaaAACGTTTTCGAATAGAAAATATCTTCAATAAAGGGAAAAATGAGAGGAAACTCTGATGAGGCCGACTAATACCTAAAAAGCGGCTTTATTTTTTATACATGACACTTTATGTTCTTCTTGATTTAACTCGGCCCCCTTAGTGTTAATCTTCAAGCTCCGtgcctatatatatatgtatgtatatatatatatatatatatactagatttttTGAGCCCGTGCGATGCACGGTGGATATAATATAACTGATTGTAAAAGAatcattttatataattagtatcaatcaatgatataatttatattttttaatcaccaaataattttattttaatttgtcTAACAAATATTTTTTGTAAATTTTTCGATTACTCTATGATTAATGATTATAGGTTCTTCATTAATTGGAGCAATAATTGGTAGTTGTTTATAAAAATGTTGATGCAAAAATTTAGAAGTTAtgatatgtaattaataaatgatggaTCTCATAACATTTTATCATAGttctaatttaaaaaaaaaaataataacatcaAACATACATTATacttaatagatgtcataaaaatgaaACATAATTCTAattatttaacaaaaaaaaaatatattaaacataGTTCTAAACTTAAATCTATAAGTGTTGTAACACTTCTTTGAATACAACATTTTTGGTTTTGTTTGATATTTTATTATCCTTGTCTAGAATTAATATCTTTATTCCTTGACGATTGGTTACTCGAGAAAGTGCAACATATAGTTGTCCATGACTAAAGACCGATTTTGAAAGAAATAAACCGACATGCTCAAGTGATTGTCCTTGACTTTTATTTATGGTCATTGTAAAGCACACCGACAACAGATATTGTCTTCTTTGGAATCTGAAAGGTATTCTCTTGTCCGTAGGAACGATTAGCATACGTGATATAGCTGTTATCTTGCCCACATTGGAACCGGTTAAAATTTTGGCTTTGATCATTCTTTCCCCTAATTCAATCACTTGTAACCGTGTACCGTTACACAAACCTCCTGCTTGATCAACATTTCGAAGTAACATAACTGGTACACCAACTTTTAGCCTTAGATTGTGCGTTGGTAATCCACCAACTTCAATACTATTTAGGAAATCAGTATTGTATAGTTCAGAATTAAAGTCGGTGTCTCTTTATGATGCACATATACTATCTGAGCTCAAATATGACCTTTCTTCACCTTCCAAACAATGCATCATTCTATCATAATGATGTCCACAACTTCATGAGTTGGAGCTAGAATAGCACGTTGTTGATAATATTGTGGATTGGCAAGATTTAGAAGATATTCTGGATAAATAGTTGAGATCATAGAACCGATTGGATCAACAGAATCTATTATCAAAAGATCTTGTGGAAGCTCAATATCAAAAACTCCGTCTTCTGATTCACCAATATTACCATTGCCTATTTCTAGTATCCATTCAGCAAACATTCTAGTTTCGGAATCGGTTGCAGATGCACCAATACCACCTAATCTCATGTTAACTGTAAGTTTCAAAACAGTAACATAATCCCACAAATAGGAGGAATTGAGTGATGCAGCCACTATATCTTGTCTTGTACCCTTTTGAATAACCGGTAATATTTGTCGAAAATCAAAAACCAAACACAACAATTTTTCCGCCAAATATTGTATCCATGCTATTATGATTGATTTGACGGCATATATCACGAAAAGACCGATCCAATGCTTCAACACACATTTTGTTCACCATCGGGGCCTCATCCCAAATAATAAGTTTTGCCCTCCTAATGAGCTCAGCCAAATTGCTGTCCGACTTAATAGTACAAAACGACTCATCTGTCAGTTGAAGTGGTATTCTAAAATGTGAATGAGCTGTCCGACCTCCAGATAACAATAAAGCTGCAATCCCACTTGTTGCTACATTTAAAACAATTTCTCCTTTACTTCATAATGCGGCTGTTAGTGTTTTCCAGAGAAATGTTTTTCCAGTACCACCAAAACCGTACAAAAAGAACACAGCTCCCGTGGCTTCATAAACAGCCTTTATTATCTGATCATATGCATCCTTTTGTTCTGTTGTTAACTTGGTAATGAAATCTGCATGTTCAACTTCAAGTGTACTTTTGTCGTAGGAGAGTTCATCTATAATAAGATGGTTTTCAAAAACACCCCTTGTATTAAAAGATGGGAAAGGCATTGAACTAAAATTTCTCAATGAACTACTATTACGTTGAAGTAATCTTTCAATCTCTTGTAAAGTTAAATCTTTCAAAAGTTCGTTCCCAATTTTTGTTCTTGTAATCAATTACCACTGACTTTATTAGTATATTTAAGATGAAAACTATCGAATAATATACTGTAAATATCATTACCTGGTCTGTTTGGATGAACGACATCTACCGACAAAAATTCAAATGTTTTGTCAAATACATCTTCCGGTCGACTCATAGTGTTAGTTAACAGTAGCTGTGCAAAAAAATTTCTAACAAAATGTCCACCCTCCCCAAAAAAGCCTTTTTAATAGCTTCTATATACTCGTTATCATAATCCAATAAACCTAAATGGTAGCAAGCATCTTTGAAGTTATCAAATAGGACACCATTTACCGTCCGATTTCTTCATACGAAGTTGGACCTTTAACCTTGTTTAGTAGAATTCTAAGATAAAAAAGATCACCAGCAGCTGGTGACACATGATGAATACGTCCAATTGCACCGGTTTTTCTTTTACGCAACTTCCACACCCTGTCGTCTTTGTTCCAAATGAACTTTGTCGGGAAATCAACATAAGTCAACTCACGTGCTTGTTGGCTGCAGCCGTTACACTTCATCCATTCAAGAAACATTGATGTATTCACAGATGGTTTTTCTAATACTTGTTCTATTACTTCATCTTTATCAAAAATGATTTGGTGTTCTCCCTCCAAATGGAACGGTAGTCTTATAACTGATGGGTGATGATGATGTATATCAAATGAGAAAATTCTCCACATTGCTTCACAAGATGAAACATATCTACAATCATAGTATTGTTTAATTTCATCAGTTTCTTGATCACAGAGATGTGTTGTAATTTTATCGTTGCCTTTGTTGATATATTTGAACAAATATCGAATTAAACCTATTTGGTTATACCACTCTACATTGAGATGTGCTTGGTACATTTTAAGTAGTTTAGGTTTATAAGCTACGACACAACTATTATCCAAATCGTGACCTTGTTTTCTGACCGTTCTTCCGTTATTCCTTCTTCGGTAGATTGGATAACCGTCTTCATCAGTTTTTGTGACATCTGAGAAAGGTTTTGGAAACCTTTTTGTACATTTTTTGGTTTCTGTATCAGTGCATTGGCACGATGGATTCTTGTCCCCACAAGGGTCGTGTATCATTAAATCTGATACGAGTTGATACAGTTTTGGTTCGTTGATTTCATCCGGTATTTCAGCGCATATATACTTATCTACATCTTCTGGTTGAGGCATTTTGCTTCTTTCATCAAGGAATAAGCATATATGGGCATGAGGCAAACCACGTTTTTGAAATTCCACTGTATACACttctaaaaaaataaagaaaaaaattattaataatggAGTGTTCTATTAATTGGATGATGTAAACTGTGTTGTATATTAGTAGTTATTGACATAGTATGTAagcattaaataataaaaaaataaatttaacacATAATAAAATTGGAAAAGTAGTTAAAAGTTAATAGGCAAACCTGCTTTCAAAGTACCAAAAATCTTTTTTTCCTTATATCTTTCATCAGTTGGTCAAGCTTCATTTTAAACATCCTTGCACACAAAGCAGGTTTGTCTTCTAGTTTAAAACCTATCCCGTCCAATTCTCTTGTGATTTCTGGCAACTTTGTATTACATGTAAAAGTTAAGAATAAGTCGGGATAGCCAAATACACGACAAAGTACCATAGCATCACGATAATTCTCAATCGTATATCTATAACTACCCGTGAATGAGGATGGAAGTTTTATCATATTTCCCATCATACTATTCACCACATTACCCGATAACGATGCATTCATTATGTTGGTGAAAGTATCAGCTCTTAAAATATTTTGATTCTTCCTTATGTATTATATTCTTTCTGACTCAATCATAGTGTAAGTATCTACTACGAATTGTTGATACAACTTACGACCCAAGTGCACAAGTGTGGGTACATCACGTTCTTGATGTTTATAAGCAAAAAATTCACGCATAGTAACCCTTTTTTTCTTCCGTGTGGTACCAAGATAGACATCAACATAACGATGAAGTACGTCTGTACGGTACCCATCTTCTGCATAAATAAATAGAAGTGGGTATTGTAGAGCTAAATATTCAGGGTGAAGCTCAGAGATTCTTTTTAACCCTTCAACATGACTATCAATTACTCCTTCTGTCCCAAATCTATtatccccagacaaaaaacacacagttttaggaaatcccactaactttattctCCACCAATAAAATACTTTCTCTCTCCACTATAACCTCTTTTGATTGGCTAAAAAGGaatctggacaattaatttgggacgtcCCAAAATAGAATAATAGACAATCAatttgggacggaggtagtaatatATCCCTTTCGTCAAAGGAAGATACATTGATATCACCAACAATAAGTGCCGCAACTTTATCAACCGTTGGCAGATTGTAATTACGTCCATCTTTGGTTCGTCTACCAATTAATTTAATCTTCAACTTCATATTAGGATCATCTTTAAACCTTTCACGGGCCATCCAAAAAGTCTTGACAAGAGGATTATGTTCATCGAGAACTTGCATTATTTGAACAATGAGATCCCCGTCTAGTAAATAACCTGATGACGTCGCTATTGTCTTGTTTTTTCCTCTGTCATGGGTGCCAAGCATAAACAAATTAACCTGTTAATATTTTGAGTTTGTTTTTGGTATTCCTATTATTTGATGTTACAATATATGAATTAGATGAATGATACCTGATTGCTTCTTTCCTGTTATTGGCTTCATTTGAAGTatcgtatatgtataactatccgAATTTGGGCTTGTGACCAACATTTGGTAATAAACCTCCATACTGGTGAAAATTTTGTCCACTCATACGAAATGTATAAGGGCCACGATTTTATTGAATCGAATGTCCACCTTGCCACCCATGGAAGTAAACGCAAAAATCATGTTGTACTGTCTAATATTCTCAAGGAAATGTTTACTTTTTGGATGATTGTTGGTATATAGATCCCAAATTAATTTAGGAGGAGAATTGTCCACTCTGGAAGTGCAATTTTACCTTTCTGACAACAAAGTAACTCTGCCCCAGTTTGCTGTTGAGTTAGTTTCCCACGTTTAGTCTCTTTAAGCCATAATTTTGCACCGCAGGCAGAACATACATAAGTAAGATCTCCGTAATCAACATAATCTGTCAATACTAACAATTAATTACTTTATCTATTCAAATATATAATAAGTGaacaaatgtaaaaaaaataaaatgagaaCCGTTAGAAATTCCCTTGAATGATGATTTTTGAACATCGTTGGAGATCGGTTGTTCAATGTCAAAAGCAATGGGTGTAATCTTTCGCCTCCAACGGTTGTTGATAACTGATTTATGCTTTGACCGTGCATCTAAAAATAGATTTTAAAAACtaattatgaaaattttaataatttaaGGGAAATGTAAATATAACATTGGTCCAATATAATTACCTTTTGATACACTGTCACACCCCTAAATAGGGCCTGGAGTATTTGTGACTGgttatatcaaatcatagttgtataaacaagaacgactctatatgagacgttttattgagttttgcagcgaaagataaatagattacattgtatttagaacattaaatgtctttaattgatatgatatataatgaagactccaagcatagcaagcaatcatcatcaaagcagcagatatacagcggaagcaatatttaagtacctgagaataaacatgctttaaaaagtcaatacgaggttgagtgagttcataggtttatcataaatcaatagttcagtatagcattagaccacaagatttaagtttaaagttgattgataccaaatatatcaatcgaaagagttgctgtttgtaatatcgcgactaaataaaagttaccccgtgacaccttgtactgtcagtgtcgttgaatcattattatatatctaaagaccaacggtcaaatggacatagacgtcactctcagtagcgctactcacaataactaagcttgcatcttatacctcagcaattaacgatattacggtagggatttagcatgataaagcacgtatatagcataaaagtatgagtacttgtgtctaacgtgtaaaacagttataaaagttacgcatgtattctcagcccaaaaatatagataaaaatggagcagatgaactcatgatatgatacgatagtttgtattaatatgtgtatgatggtactgaacaagtgcggagttgtccttggattcacgaacctatatcaagtatatatattaacacatataatggtaattgaacaagtttatatattattaatgaccttatttgttatttttaaattatgttttatattagataaatttaatatatttaatttatatattttatatatactagtaTTTATCATTCGTTATgacattaaaatttatttatgataaagaatatataaaaatatattaattgatatcttttatatatagtttaattaatatccttttaataataagaatatagtggtatgtaatattaatattaaatatatttatttgtaaaaatacttagttaagaatgataataataataataatagtgttgttaataatgttaattttaataatgacagtttttaataaagataattataaaaaatgataattttattaaaaatattaatttcaataataatactaattttactaaAAAAATTTGATAGACTTAAAGTACgcttacttttagtaataatggtgataatgatagtaattttaatactaataattataatcttattaataacaatgatattattactagtaataattatgttaataatactaattaataataataactataattatgataataatactaatactaattttaataacacTAATTCACTTATATCATAAATTAATTTTGGTTTAAATCATTTTCATAAACTTatagtaattattttaataatgtttataataatcttatttaataataataatataattaatttaataatgataactataataattttaataataataatgacaatacttaTAATGGTCTTAActatattagtgttaataataataataataataataataataataataataataataataataataataataataataataataataataataataataacaaggataataataatgataataatgaaaataaaagacTACCTTAATGGTTTTTCCAATAAATatttgcccaagacgggactcgaacccgcgacctcacgaatacctgaacactctcttaaccatcccTCTGCTCGCTACTTTTCTGAAATGTACtcgatatttattttatttaatgtgttttctgtttttgtttcttcttccttcTTCTTTAACAGATCAAGAAATTTTTTTTACCATAATCATAACAGCTATTTAAAGGTTTGATTTAGGATATGAAATTGAAACATTATTAACCAGTTGTGATGTTTTGATcgatataaagtaaaaaaaaaaattaaaacatcagCATTAATTCGATGAACTTCAATGAACAAACTCAAACATTGATTTTAAAATTGAGAATTTTATAGACCATGATTCCTATACGAAATAGATTGCAAATCACTTTTAGAAACTGTAGGAATGATCAATTGAAAGAGAAATactaaaacgaattcgaattttatcaaaaactattcgtttgacttttgaaaattaaggtttgacctcaaaattaaaaCTCGATACACAAAATTTGGATTTGAAACTTTTTAGAAAGCTTTATTAGGGAATTCATAACAAAACTGCATTAGTGTTTTTCGAAATATAATTCGGttttgaagtttttgaaaaatgaaGCTAGAACAGAGGTTTCGGtattttttcttattttctttctgttttaatttttgatTTTGAATTAAAGGGATTGATGATGGAGTTATATACAGTCGACTGATATCTTATAATACAGAATTGATCGAGTTTTACAAAAGATTTGTGGGTGTCGATTCATCAAGCacagaaagaaaataaaaataaaaagaaaactaaAAAGTAGATACCTAATAAAAATATATGAATAAATATAGAAAAGCAGATTTTTGATTCAATAATGCTGATCACGAtggattaaataaataaaaagcagATATCATGATCCAATAAAAATTTAAACAAATTAAAAAGGCAGtttatgatataaaaaaaatacacaGATTAGGTCAAATTTGGTATCtgttgtatttattttatttttataaatatattaataaatataatactaattgtaataatacttatattaataataatgataatacttttaatattacaaaaataataataataataataataataataacaaagacaatttacatgtatatatacaaatataggatagttgatatatatatttagattgttaatgtatctatttacaaatagttgttcgtgaatcgtaggaatttgttgaggttaaatgaattcgtgaaaagattttgtttaaattaactcgaaaattttcgagttgtcatagtatccccctgttaatagaaatttcgtcccaaaatttagttgttgccatcagtcggcgttgtttgtaaacaagtgaggatatttttgttttatttggtcttcacgttcccaagtatactcggggccttgcgtgaatttcaacggatagaatattgttttgtttcgagcgtttaaatcttacgatccataaattctacgaagtgcattttattattaatgcggaggttatctaaaggatttaacaagagtgtcattgattaggttttctcataaagagatgatgacgctatacaagcatttcaatacacatgaaatgtgttatgaataatagtgagcttatttaaaccttgagtgtttatgccacaatattagggtagataagatagagaggagttcatgaaaatcacagtcatgagatttgatagagatcgtcattgtttacaacaagaatgatgaatatgagttgaaaaatagagttttatcaacattgggtaatatggatgaaacgattcgattacatgaagagtataaacgaagctatcgtaaaagattgaaatgaggaaattaaatgttcgtcttaacttttgacatatctAAAGTAGATTTTCGTAATTCAAGGAATTAAAAgatatcttcgtaatctataagatttgattctccggtaattaaggaaattagtattttctttaattaaatgcggtgaattgcctcgattgctgtgtttggaatttcgatataaattagcttcttccgttttattatcttcaccacttctcaattcatactttcttcctcaattcatactttcaaagattgtgaaaatgctccatccagttcttatcctggatatttttctgactatcgtttctgtcattcttccttttcatttaccaccagaggaatttgttttcttctacttttaccttggggttatagtatttttaattctctcgtgtctttatgtcgctatacgcattgatgtacacggtttgtaatttcggtgtcgttatcgagctttatattttccttatatgtaaagcaagtaatggtccagaattcgtaggtataaagtttcgaatgatcataatatacaaagcagaaggaaaggtaatagcacgatttgatttgtcaaattaccagaatatccggaaaagatagaactatcaagaaaatatgttcttgatatgtttagagattaagtagaatgtaagagtcgtgtaacatggcaaatgatgattatgaatcatcatcttccattaaaaatttagcatgacttactgtaatataatcacgttggcctgacgtcattatattatactaactcatgcttcaattcccaacactacttcaaatcattcataatttatacttaggttttacagaagtttcctatataatgtaatacagatagcacaaagaggtatataatttcggactagaatatttatgaaaatatcttcagaaatatcgaagatatttatgctgatattttggaatttctaaattcgaaagttgatgaagaaaaattttccgcaagcttttaacgtgacttcggagcaagatattctctaaagatttcatcggatccagaattacctgaattctttgaatatagggtttggtccttgtatttgtccttggtctccttcatggttagctcaatccgtttttcagttccaaatctgagttttttcaatacgtcattctttatcatcaaacttttgaccattaagaccatctatagcttttgctgcttcatcagcattattagggttaatgaatctgaatcgttggttatcaatccgagatggtttcaagaaattttatttttagatgattaaacgcttaattgtaatcgtcaacggatctaacggttgacgaagaaatgttgtaaatttcaaaagtaatgaatgataatttcggtggtttgatgtgataattcatcacagagtacgaatgaatacaattcatgagaatcagaattaaagaatgtacattgtaacatattaatgtgagatataaatatttctagggtattacctacccgttaaaatattttcacaataaacagtttgtacaaaagagttttaattacagtctttatgaaaatatacgtacatatatatttttcttcagatgtaatcatggatttaatgagttaatataatattaaactcatttgatttatggttgaaacgagaataaataatctccaaaaccttagagatttcataattgtcgcgaaatattttgctaatgaagttatgaatcaatacattcgtcgttacacttgatttattatgaaatggagtttattgtgttga
This genomic interval carries:
- the LOC139900106 gene encoding uncharacterized protein is translated as MDRVLKRSSRNNKSKQKETNSSNEELFNKRKQPLRDFEFDVNGSNPDARSKHKSVINNRWRRKITPIAFDIEQPISNDVQKSSFKGISNDYVDYGDLTYVCSACGAKLWLKETKRGKLTQQQTGAELLCCQKANNRKEAIRGKNKTIATSSGYLLDGDLIVQIMQVLDEHNPLVKTFWMARERFKDDPNMKLKIKLIGRRTKDGRNYNLPTVDKVAALIVGDINVSSFDERDILLPPSQIDCLLFYFGTSQINCPDSFLANQKRFGTEGVIDSHVEGLKRISELHPEYLALQYPLLFIYAEDGYRTDVLHRYVDVYLGTTRKKKRVTMREFFAYKHQERDVPTLVHLGQVYTVEFQKRGLPHAHICLFLDERSKMPQPEDVDKYICAEIPDEINEPKLYQLVSDLMIHDPCGDKNPSCQCTDTETKKCTKRFPKPFSDVTKTDEDGYPIYRRRNNGRTVRKQGHDLDNSCVVAYKPKLLKMYQAHLNVEWYNQIGLIRYLFKYINKGNDKITTHLCDQETDEIKQYYDCRYVSSCEAMWRIFSFDIHHHHPSVIRLPFHLEGEHQIIFDKDEVIEQVLEKPSVNTSMFLEWMKCNGCSQQARELTYVDFPTKFIWNKDDRVWKLRKRKTGAIGRIHHVSPAAGDLFYLRILLNKVKGPTSYEEIGRGVFENHLIIDELSYDKSTLEVEHADFITKLTTEQKDAYDQIIKAVYEATGAVFFLYGFGATSGIAALLLSGGRTAHSHFRIPLQLTDESFCTIKSDSNLAELIRRAKLIIWDEAPMVNKMCVEALDRSFRDICRQINHNSMDTIFGGKIVVFVNMRLGGIGASATDSETRMFAEWILEIGNGNIGESEDGVFDIELPQDLLIIDSVDPIGSMISTIYPEYLLNLANPQYYQQRAILAPTHEVVDIIMIE